The Eleginops maclovinus isolate JMC-PN-2008 ecotype Puerto Natales chromosome 18, JC_Emac_rtc_rv5, whole genome shotgun sequence genome segment gacagccagcgaacttcagtatggaaaagcacttttgtgtgttcacttcccatttcatcacacagagctttaaaaagacgtgtgttcagtgctttggtttttattgtattaacaattttcacagactcgtccagtattgatttgaggcatggtggcatttttctcacagccagctgttctctgtgaatgcaacaatgtgttgctgtggcgcaaggtgcaactgcgcgtacgcgcgctgccagtcccttgtgtttcccagtcattgcagttgcaccatctgtgcaaataccaacacatcgtgtccagtcgatattattctgcaggatgaaatcgttgactgagtcaaaaatggcttcccctgtggtgttggtcggcagggaacgacaaaacagaaattcatcctgcacaccgccatcataaatgtaccttacaaaacacagcagatttgcctcattcacgatatcagttgactcgtccagttgcagtgtgaaaaactggctttggcgtaaacgtgtgatcagctgatctttgacattttcggccatggctgttattcgccgctggacagtatcattggagagggggaccctgttaatttcgtagcttgctttctccccaaacaatacattagccataaccttggcagctggtttgactaaattctcacctatcgaatgaggtttccctgtttttgcgatgagaagggataccctgtatgatgcctctgtagccttcctattttcccccgtcgcaaaaaaatgtgagggcgccttcgtcatgtgttttttaagttcatcacgttttctctcaaacaatgctaaaggtttcccgatgtaatccttgtgtttgctctcaaaatgacgcttgagcttggcgggtttcatagcctcgttagccaacgactcgtagcacaaaacacagtgtggattgggatcctcttcatctccagtccagaaaaatccaaattttatgtagtcgctctgatgttttctcttcactttagcgctggactttccgcgatcaagccgagtttcccagctttcagccgggtggtggttagacggcgaaccgctctcctgggactcagtaacgcacacaaaatcacttgtcgctgcggctgaaccacttgtagttgctggatctcctgcatcaggacgatgcaccttgactgtcacgtcagatttgtcatttaattttcttttaactgaccctgtctttagccattgatccatcttgtcagttgacagctcaaattgaccgctcaaatcatttatgacgtaagatcgtaacctacttagctacgtagctacgaacctacgtagctacgctacatctatgctacactctatactagtcattttaagacagtttgagaaacacttttcaacttataatatattaatttcaaatgtgacattttaccaaaatactcacgaaccactaggggtcgctcacggaccaccagtggtccgcggaccactctttgagaaagactggggccattgaagtatatcttgtggcgatgtttgtgaagatgatgaagaagtctccggagataccagcttgtatataataaggtttattacaacagcatagtatcagacaccaacacgggcgatgcggggttcccagagccaattgtggaagtcccccgaacgTTCTTCGTACATgccatttaaagaggaaaatagAGTGTGCGCACCTAAAGTGTGTGTATTCCCATGAGGTAAGCAATAACCCTGTGTGCCCCACTAAGGTGACTAGGGGAACTTaaacgtattccagatgttgtttttcactcttcttccacccaacatTCCTCTGGCCTCAGAGtgtatctacctttgtatatctccagatttaatacaccacaccaTCTATCCGCAACAAAAACGCTCCCTCCATGTTGATCCATTTGGGGCTCAGTCTCTGGCACTGAAAAGATGCACAGAAGTCAGCAGGTATACGTGAGGGACACGGTGAGGGGAGGGTCCATTTATTTTGGGTGAGGGGTTAGTCACTTTGGGTGTTTAGTCATTCATGAGCCCTCCACTAAACAGGGCTTTCATGAGGCAGCGTGGCCTTAATGTCTCCCGCTGGTCATGTGAAAGCATCACGCACCCACTCCAGCAAGATGCTACAGCATGTGGCGTTATTGTGTGGAAAGTAAGCAAATTTGCCTTTGATCTTCCATCAATTCAGAGAACTGCATCACTGGATTTGTTAAGCTTCCATGTATCCTCAACGTATTTCTTGTTAAAGTTGGCagacatgattttaaaacagaaactggtggctggtccctttgatgagcaggggatcagccatctgcgaatggacatagcccaacagctcatcacggaaacgggttggtttctaatttgttttcagttgttatgcaagtgctatttattccagccaataacatggctatctgtaatcaaCAGATGATTTGTCGgagctatgtcgggtgtgtggcgaacatgacacccatgaccAATGGGTAAggcaagtttggagcacttgaagttgattaccgtaatgtttttattaggctacaactgtcctaaagcatatcttttttttgcccttttcttccagacggAGTGCACGCTTTGTAAAAGTTGGTATCACagtgtgagcggga includes the following:
- the LOC134879802 gene encoding zinc finger BED domain-containing protein 5-like, encoding HQSDYIKFGFFWTGDEEDPNPHCVLCYESLANEAMKPAKLKRHFESKHKDYIGKPLALFERKRDELKKHMTKAPSHFFATGENRKATEASYRVSLLIAKTGKPHSIGENLVKPAAKVMANVLFGEKASYEINRVPLSNDTVQRRITAMAENVKDQLITRLRQSQFFTLQLDESTDIVNEANLLCFVRYIYDGGVQDEFLFCRSLPTNTTGEAIFDSVNDFILQNNIDWTRCVGICTDGATAMTGKHKGLAARVRAVAPCATATHCCIHREQLAVRKMPPCLKSILDESVKIVNTIKTKALNTRLFKALCDEMGSEHTKVLFHTEVRWLSRGKVLTRLFELRD